The nucleotide sequence AAAATTCCAAATAATTAAATCAGCACAAATTATTTTGAAAAATAGGATAAAAAAAATAAAAAAGACTAATAAAAAAAGACAATTGAAAATAAAAAGAGAAATTTATAATTCAATAGGATAAAACTCAGTGTAAGTGGAGTTTCTCTCTAATGGAACTCTTCCCAAGTCATTGACCAATTTAGTTAGGTCTCTGATGCTTGCATTTACACCATCTGGAGCTCCAGAAGCTTCAGACAATTCATCTCCACCTAAAGTTCCGCCTAAGTCATTGGCACCGGCCAACAGTGAGACTTGAGCAAATCTGAATCCCATCTTAACCCAAGAGACCTGAATGTTCGGAATGATGTCCCCGAACATCAATCTTGCAACTGCATAAAGCTTAAGATCTTGAGTGCCGGTAGCTCCCAAATCCCTTTGTCCCTCAAGGAATATAGGGGAGTATTCATGCATGAATGTCATAGGAATGAATTCATTGAATCCGCCTGTATCAAGCTGAATTTGTCTAAGTATGTCCAAATGCTCCACTCTCTCTTCCAAAGTCTCAACATGGCCATACATCATGGTTGCAGAGCCTGTAATGCCCACTTCCTGAGCAATCTTGATAATGTCAATCCATTCCTGTGTCTTGACTTTCTTAGGACAGATTATCTCTCTTGACCTGTCTGTCAGGATTTCAGCTGCAGTTCCAGGCAATGTGTCCAAACCTGCCTTCTTCAATACCTTAAAGGCATCATCCACAGCCATTTCACTGTTTAATGCAGCATCCCTAATCATTGTAGGTGAAAAACCATGAATCTCCACATCTGGATAATGTGATTTGAGCAGTTTCAAAAGATGCTCATAATATTCAATTGTAGCATCTTCAAGCACTCCTCCCATCAAGGTAAATTCACGGGCACCGTCACGATAGCCTCCTTCAGCCTTATTTAAAATTCCTTCATCATCCAGCAAATAAGCGTCAGGGTCGTCAGGATCCTTTCCAAAAGCGCAGAATCCACAGCGAACATGGCAGATGTTTGTGAAATTGATATTGCAGTTATTGATGAAAGTGACCTTATCCCCGACAATCTCTTCCCGGACTGCATCTGCTGCAGCTAAAAGTGGATAGATTTCTGAACCCTTTAGGTTCATCAGGTAATTTCCATCTTCAACTGAAATAGGCTCATCAAAAGCGCTATCTAAAATCCTTTTAGTTTTTGATGCCACATTAATTCTATCGTACATAATTTTAAATCAGTCTTATATCACTTATATACTTTTCTTTTAATGCTTAAATGAATTAATCTAATGGAAATAATTCGAAACCAAATCAAATGAATCACTAAACTCAAATAATCAAATATTAATATAATAAAAGATAAAAAGAGATACAATGAAGAAAGTGACACGTGGCTTACTTATTGGAAGAATGCAACCTGTTCATAATGGCCATATCCAGATTATAGAAAAGACATTGAATTATGTCGATGAAGTCATAATCGGTATTGGAACCGCTCAAATAAGCCATGAGCTAAAGGATCCATTTACAGCAGGCGAAAGGATTATGATGATGACACAGGCATTGGATGATGCGGATATCGACCCTACCAGATATTACATCATACCTATTGAAGACATCAATAGAAATGCATTGTGGGTAGCTCAAGTCAAGATGCTTACTCCTCCTTTCTCTAAAGTCTATAGCGGCAACCCTCTTGTAAAACGATTGTTCAAGGAAGAGGGCTATGAAGTCTATCAGCCTGAACTCTTTGACAGGGAAGTCCTGTCCGGAACAGAAATCAGAGATAGGATATTGAATGATGGAGATTGGAAATCCCTTGTTCCTCAAGCTACAATAGATGTGATTGAAGAGATTGACGGAGTCAATAGAATCAAGGAATTGAATCAGAAGGAATT is from Methanobrevibacter sp. and encodes:
- the cofH gene encoding 5-amino-6-(D-ribitylamino)uracil--L-tyrosine 4-hydroxyphenyl transferase CofH; its protein translation is MYDRINVASKTKRILDSAFDEPISVEDGNYLMNLKGSEIYPLLAAADAVREEIVGDKVTFINNCNINFTNICHVRCGFCAFGKDPDDPDAYLLDDEGILNKAEGGYRDGAREFTLMGGVLEDATIEYYEHLLKLLKSHYPDVEIHGFSPTMIRDAALNSEMAVDDAFKVLKKAGLDTLPGTAAEILTDRSREIICPKKVKTQEWIDIIKIAQEVGITGSATMMYGHVETLEERVEHLDILRQIQLDTGGFNEFIPMTFMHEYSPIFLEGQRDLGATGTQDLKLYAVARLMFGDIIPNIQVSWVKMGFRFAQVSLLAGANDLGGTLGGDELSEASGAPDGVNASIRDLTKLVNDLGRVPLERNSTYTEFYPIEL
- a CDS encoding nicotinamide-nucleotide adenylyltransferase, which gives rise to MKKVTRGLLIGRMQPVHNGHIQIIEKTLNYVDEVIIGIGTAQISHELKDPFTAGERIMMMTQALDDADIDPTRYYIIPIEDINRNALWVAQVKMLTPPFSKVYSGNPLVKRLFKEEGYEVYQPELFDREVLSGTEIRDRILNDGDWKSLVPQATIDVIEEIDGVNRIKELNQKELSER